From a single Sphingobium sp. genomic region:
- the nadA gene encoding quinolinate synthase NadA → MNVPTPRESLQGVDLLAEIQRLKKERNAVILAHYYQKAEIQDLADFVGDSLELSRRAAETDADVIAFCGVKFMAETAKILSPEKTVILPDMAAGCSLEDACPPGKFKAFREKHPDHIALTYINCSAEVKALSDIIVTSSSAETILAQIPKEQKIIFGPDRHLGGYLSRKFGREMLLWPGVCIVHEAFSETELLKLKAQYPGAPVAAHPECPPHIIDHADYVGSTSGILKYAQEVPSDTVIIATEPHIIHQMQKALPEKNFIGAPGADGNCACNICPYMALNTMEKLYLALRDLQPQIELDEEVRLAAKKSLDRMLEMASKTVGQGDLGRKDLAFPNG, encoded by the coding sequence ATGAACGTCCCCACTCCCCGCGAATCCTTGCAAGGCGTCGATTTGCTCGCTGAAATCCAGCGGCTGAAGAAAGAGCGCAACGCCGTTATACTCGCGCATTATTACCAGAAAGCCGAAATCCAGGATCTGGCTGATTTTGTGGGCGACAGCCTTGAACTGTCGCGCCGCGCGGCGGAAACCGATGCCGATGTGATAGCCTTTTGTGGGGTGAAGTTCATGGCCGAGACGGCAAAGATTCTCTCGCCCGAAAAGACCGTGATCCTGCCCGATATGGCCGCCGGCTGCAGCCTTGAAGACGCCTGTCCACCGGGCAAATTCAAGGCGTTTCGCGAAAAACACCCCGACCATATCGCACTGACATATATTAATTGTTCGGCAGAGGTGAAGGCGCTGTCAGACATCATCGTCACTTCCTCCAGTGCGGAGACAATCCTTGCCCAGATACCCAAAGAGCAGAAGATTATCTTCGGCCCGGACCGGCATCTGGGTGGTTATCTGTCACGCAAGTTCGGGCGCGAGATGCTGCTCTGGCCGGGTGTGTGCATCGTGCATGAAGCGTTTAGCGAAACCGAACTTTTGAAGCTGAAAGCCCAATATCCGGGTGCACCTGTCGCGGCGCACCCCGAATGTCCCCCGCACATTATCGACCATGCCGATTATGTCGGGTCAACCTCTGGTATTCTTAAATATGCGCAGGAAGTGCCGAGCGACACGGTAATCATCGCGACCGAGCCGCACATCATCCACCAGATGCAAAAGGCGCTTCCTGAAAAGAATTTCATCGGCGCACCCGGTGCAGATGGCAACTGTGCGTGCAACATATGCCCCTATATGGCGCTCAATACGATGGAAAAGCTTTACCTCGCCCTGCGCGACCTGCAGCCGCAGATTGAATTGGACGAAGAGGTTAGGCTGGCGGCGAAGAAAAGCCTCGACCGGATGTTGGAAATGGCATCGAAGACGGTCGGCCAGGGTGATCTGGGCCGCAAGGATCTTGCGTTTCCGAATGGGTGA
- the ribD gene encoding bifunctional diaminohydroxyphosphoribosylaminopyrimidine deaminase/5-amino-6-(5-phosphoribosylamino)uracil reductase RibD, with the protein MSAAIALAERDRGTTDANPSVGCIIVAQGIVVGRGWTQPGGRPHAEAMALAAAGNAARGATAYVSLEPCAHESPRGDACADTLISAGVARVVGALTDPDPRTAGKGYDRLAVAGIKVDRDWLPDDARRGLAGFVTRIKAGRPHVTLKLATSLDGCIAMADGSSRWITNPAARAHAHLERARCDAILVGAGTVRADVPALDVRLPGLERRSPRRIMLGSGEPPAGWEAIRSPEDIASLGCNSLIVEGGAQTASAFLRAGLVDRLMLYRAPILIGGGRPALGDIGLDDLSQAHGRWHLADARMLGSKAIDGNRLEVYEAACSPASSPT; encoded by the coding sequence CTGTCAGCGGCAATCGCTCTGGCCGAGCGCGACAGAGGAACCACGGACGCCAACCCGTCGGTTGGCTGCATCATCGTTGCGCAAGGCATTGTCGTCGGGCGCGGCTGGACCCAACCTGGCGGGCGGCCGCATGCAGAGGCGATGGCTCTCGCCGCAGCAGGCAATGCAGCGCGCGGAGCCACTGCCTATGTTAGCCTTGAACCTTGCGCGCATGAAAGCCCGCGCGGGGATGCCTGCGCCGACACGCTGATCAGCGCGGGTGTGGCCCGCGTCGTGGGCGCCTTAACCGATCCGGACCCGCGTACCGCCGGCAAAGGTTATGACCGGCTTGCGGTCGCCGGTATCAAGGTTGATCGCGATTGGCTGCCCGACGATGCCCGGCGCGGGCTTGCCGGCTTTGTCACCCGCATCAAGGCGGGCCGCCCGCATGTTACACTCAAACTCGCTACCTCGCTCGATGGCTGCATCGCCATGGCGGATGGCAGCAGCCGCTGGATCACCAACCCGGCGGCACGCGCGCATGCGCATCTCGAGCGGGCGCGGTGCGACGCGATCCTTGTCGGTGCCGGCACCGTTCGCGCCGACGTGCCAGCGCTTGACGTCCGCCTGCCGGGGCTGGAGCGGCGCAGCCCCCGCCGGATCATGCTCGGCAGCGGGGAGCCGCCTGCCGGATGGGAAGCGATCCGTTCCCCGGAAGATATTGCTTCGCTCGGTTGCAACAGCCTGATCGTTGAAGGCGGCGCACAGACGGCAAGTGCCTTTTTGCGCGCAGGGCTTGTCGATCGGCTAATGCTCTATCGTGCCCCGATCCTGATTGGCGGTGGCCGGCCAGCGCTGGGCGATATTGGCCTTGACGACCTGTCGCAGGCACATGGGCGCTGGCATCTTGCAGACGCACGCATGCTGGGGAGCAAGGCTATTGATGGCAACCGGTTAGAAGTATACGAGGCGGCATGTTCACCGGCATCATCACCGACATAG
- a CDS encoding DUF2924 domain-containing protein gives MQNYDDPQVLARLSALKTMTMPQLRQEWEKLFAAATPNNSRPFLEQRLAHRIQELAFGGLSKPVIRTLDMLADEVEGKKVRKSVISDPRNPIIGTRLIRDWKGTEHTVVVAKDGFDWNGRRYKSLSAIAKSITGTNWNGYRFFGLRAAEGGAR, from the coding sequence ATGCAGAACTATGACGACCCGCAGGTGCTTGCGCGCCTGTCCGCGCTAAAGACCATGACAATGCCGCAGCTACGGCAAGAGTGGGAGAAGCTATTTGCTGCCGCTACTCCCAACAACAGCCGCCCTTTTCTTGAGCAGCGCCTCGCCCACCGGATCCAGGAGCTAGCCTTCGGTGGCCTTAGCAAACCCGTCATCCGCACCCTGGATATGTTGGCCGACGAGGTCGAGGGCAAGAAGGTCAGGAAGTCGGTGATCTCAGATCCCCGCAACCCAATCATTGGCACGCGCCTGATCCGGGATTGGAAAGGGACCGAGCACACGGTCGTGGTTGCCAAGGATGGGTTCGACTGGAATGGTCGGCGGTACAAATCGCTCTCGGCGATTGCCAAATCTATTACCGGCACCAACTGGAACGGATATCGCTTCTTTGGCCTGCGGGCAGCTGAGGGAGGCGCGCGATGA
- a CDS encoding recombinase family protein codes for MTEARRRIRCAIYTRKSSEEGLEQEFNSLDAQREACEAYIASQRHEGWLTMREGYDDGGYSGGNLDRPGLQNLLEDIRAGLVDVIVVYKIDRLSRSLMDFARLVEVFDEHKVTFVSVTQSFNTTTSMGRLTLNVLLSFAQFEREVTGERIRDKIAASRAKGMWMGGFVPWGYDAVDRKLVINEAEAAQIRFIFERFVELGSATRLTRELVRKGITNKRGRPIDKGFLYKLFRNRVYLGEAVHKGTSYPGEHQAIIDQDIWDKAHSILKISPRVRANNTRAQTPAMLKGLIFTDTGVAMTPTHTRKGEKLYRYYISMDALKNRGDEGQGSIVRLNAGVIESAVVQNIRQLLRAPEIAAKACSALKAARSGLTEDDVASALATFDSFWDNLFPAEQDRTARLLIERVVVSKEGMSLDLRTSGLSSLVSDMLQLPKLDKAA; via the coding sequence ATGACTGAGGCACGACGCCGCATTCGCTGCGCCATCTACACCCGCAAGTCGTCCGAAGAGGGGCTCGAACAAGAGTTCAACAGCCTCGATGCGCAGCGCGAAGCCTGTGAAGCCTACATCGCGAGCCAGCGTCACGAAGGCTGGCTCACCATGCGCGAAGGCTATGATGACGGCGGGTATTCCGGCGGCAACCTTGATCGCCCCGGCCTGCAGAACCTGCTCGAAGACATCCGTGCAGGCCTGGTCGACGTCATCGTAGTCTACAAGATCGACCGCCTGTCCCGCTCGCTGATGGATTTTGCCCGGCTCGTTGAGGTGTTTGATGAGCACAAGGTGACGTTCGTGTCGGTCACCCAGTCGTTCAACACGACGACCTCGATGGGGCGCCTGACCCTCAACGTGCTCCTGTCATTTGCGCAGTTCGAGCGCGAGGTGACCGGTGAGCGCATTCGCGACAAAATTGCGGCCAGCCGCGCCAAGGGCATGTGGATGGGTGGGTTCGTGCCATGGGGCTACGATGCCGTCGATCGGAAGCTGGTTATCAATGAGGCAGAAGCGGCACAGATCCGCTTCATCTTCGAGCGTTTTGTCGAGTTGGGATCAGCCACCAGGCTCACCCGCGAGCTTGTCCGTAAGGGCATTACCAACAAGCGAGGTCGGCCCATCGACAAGGGGTTCCTCTACAAGCTCTTCCGCAATCGTGTTTATCTTGGTGAAGCGGTTCACAAGGGCACAAGCTACCCTGGCGAGCATCAAGCGATCATTGACCAAGATATCTGGGACAAAGCTCACTCGATCTTGAAGATCAGTCCCCGCGTTCGAGCCAACAACACCCGCGCGCAAACACCGGCTATGCTCAAGGGGCTTATCTTCACCGATACCGGCGTTGCGATGACGCCGACGCATACACGTAAGGGTGAAAAGCTCTATCGCTATTACATTTCGATGGATGCTCTGAAGAACCGAGGCGACGAAGGCCAGGGCTCAATTGTTCGCCTCAACGCTGGCGTAATCGAAAGCGCGGTCGTTCAGAATATCCGCCAGCTGCTGCGCGCACCCGAGATTGCAGCCAAAGCTTGCTCTGCGCTAAAGGCAGCGAGGTCGGGCCTTACCGAGGACGATGTAGCGAGTGCTTTGGCAACCTTCGACAGCTTCTGGGACAATCTGTTCCCGGCAGAGCAGGACCGGACCGCCCGGCTGCTCATTGAACGCGTTGTTGTCAGCAAGGAAGGCATGTCGCTTGATCTGCGGACCAGCGGACTTAGCTCGTTGGTCAGCGACATGTTGCAATTGCCCAAGCTGGACAAAGCTGCATGA
- a CDS encoding MBL fold metallo-hydrolase, with product MSDWPDTIRAGETEQHEPLVRRLLAPNPSPYTFTGTQTWLVGAGSDMAVIDPGPAGSGMSVGDPKDANGEGHVEAILRAVGDKRIAAILCTHTHRDHSPAAAPLKAITGAPIIGCAPLALRDDGPRADSAFDPDYAPDRILADGEAVSGDGWTLQAVATPGHTSNHLCYALVESGALFTGDHVMKWSTSVVSPPDGDMSAYMASLQKLYDREDRIYYPAHGPAVENPKQLVRGMIGHRRMRERQILGLLEQSPREIPAMVAEMYKGLDPRLNGAAGRSVLAHLVDLERQGRARAKGEQWSLA from the coding sequence ATGTCCGATTGGCCCGATACTATCCGCGCAGGCGAGACTGAGCAGCATGAGCCGCTGGTGCGCCGTCTGCTTGCGCCCAACCCGTCACCTTACACATTCACTGGCACCCAGACTTGGTTGGTCGGTGCAGGCAGCGATATGGCCGTGATCGATCCCGGCCCTGCTGGCAGCGGAATGAGCGTGGGCGATCCCAAGGATGCGAACGGGGAAGGCCATGTCGAGGCGATCCTGCGCGCTGTTGGTGATAAACGCATTGCGGCAATCCTTTGCACGCATACGCATCGCGATCATTCACCGGCAGCTGCGCCATTGAAGGCGATCACCGGCGCACCGATCATCGGTTGTGCGCCGCTGGCCTTGCGTGATGATGGCCCGCGCGCCGACAGTGCCTTCGATCCCGATTATGCGCCGGATCGCATCCTTGCCGATGGAGAGGCGGTTTCGGGCGATGGTTGGACGTTGCAGGCTGTGGCAACGCCTGGCCATACCAGCAACCATCTTTGCTATGCTCTCGTCGAAAGTGGCGCCTTGTTTACCGGAGACCATGTCATGAAATGGTCGACCAGCGTCGTTTCACCCCCTGATGGTGATATGTCCGCCTATATGGCGAGCCTGCAGAAACTCTATGATCGTGAAGACCGCATCTATTATCCGGCGCACGGCCCCGCGGTTGAAAACCCGAAGCAGCTTGTGCGCGGCATGATCGGTCACAGGCGGATGCGTGAACGGCAGATATTGGGCTTGCTCGAACAGAGTCCGCGAGAGATCCCCGCCATGGTCGCGGAAATGTACAAGGGGCTCGACCCTCGTCTGAATGGAGCAGCCGGCCGGTCGGTGCTCGCGCATCTGGTCGATCTGGAGCGGCAGGGGCGAGCACGGGCAAAGGGGGAGCAATGGTCGCTCGCATGA
- a CDS encoding DUF1134 domain-containing protein, with product MLALAAMILTGTPAHAQIQTIDPNEAIDADLGTPPKAESPPKLETSADPAMDSSVAEPATDVPATSVPSPGADSATYQQDDLIGAAEGVFGKGAEGLARLIEDVLKKQGQPNGYIVGREGGGALLVGLRYGSGTLHHKVEGEMPVYWTGPSLGFDAGANAGNTFVLVYNLYDSEDLYRRFPSGEGVAYLVGGFNASYLRRGDIVLIPIRVGAGLRLGANVGYMKFSKKQRWLPF from the coding sequence ATGCTTGCATTGGCGGCCATGATCCTCACCGGCACGCCTGCCCACGCGCAAATCCAGACGATCGACCCCAATGAGGCGATCGACGCGGATCTTGGCACACCGCCCAAGGCCGAATCGCCGCCGAAATTGGAAACGTCTGCCGATCCCGCGATGGACAGCAGCGTTGCGGAGCCTGCGACCGACGTTCCCGCAACAAGTGTTCCATCGCCGGGAGCCGATAGCGCGACCTATCAACAAGATGACCTGATCGGGGCGGCTGAGGGCGTATTCGGCAAAGGTGCCGAGGGTCTTGCCCGGCTGATCGAGGATGTTTTGAAGAAGCAGGGGCAGCCCAATGGCTATATTGTCGGCCGTGAAGGCGGCGGGGCGCTGCTGGTCGGGTTGCGTTATGGATCGGGTACGCTGCACCACAAGGTTGAAGGGGAGATGCCTGTCTATTGGACCGGACCGTCACTCGGATTTGATGCCGGGGCAAATGCGGGTAACACCTTCGTCCTCGTCTATAATCTTTACGATAGCGAAGATCTGTATCGCCGTTTTCCCAGCGGGGAAGGCGTCGCCTATCTGGTCGGTGGTTTCAATGCCAGTTATCTGCGGCGCGGCGATATCGTACTGATCCCGATTCGCGTTGGTGCAGGCCTGCGTTTGGGCGCCAATGTCGGTTATATGAAGTTTTCGAAGAAGCAGCGTTGGCTGCCCTTCTGA
- the ppa gene encoding inorganic diphosphatase, translating into MRIDLIPAGDNPPESLNVLIEVPIGGEPVKYEFDKASGALFVDRFLHTPMRYPANYGFVPHTLGEDGDPLDALVVARSPIIAGAVVKCRPVGVLLMEDDKGGDEKLLCVPVNETFPYYADVATYKDMPPIVLQQIEHFFTHYKDLEPGKWAKLNGWGDVDEAKRIIIECVERAKEHDV; encoded by the coding sequence ATGCGCATCGACCTTATCCCCGCCGGCGACAATCCGCCCGAAAGCCTCAACGTCCTGATCGAAGTTCCCATTGGCGGCGAGCCGGTGAAATATGAATTTGACAAGGCGTCGGGCGCGCTATTTGTCGACCGTTTCCTCCACACCCCAATGCGCTATCCCGCCAATTATGGCTTTGTCCCGCATACGCTGGGTGAGGATGGTGATCCACTCGACGCTCTGGTCGTTGCCCGTTCGCCCATCATCGCCGGCGCGGTGGTAAAATGCCGTCCGGTCGGCGTGCTATTGATGGAAGATGACAAGGGCGGCGATGAAAAACTGCTCTGCGTTCCGGTGAACGAGACATTCCCTTATTATGCCGACGTCGCAACCTATAAGGACATGCCACCGATCGTGCTGCAACAGATCGAGCATTTCTTCACCCATTACAAAGACCTTGAACCCGGAAAATGGGCCAAGCTCAATGGCTGGGGTGACGTGGATGAAGCCAAGCGCATAATCATCGAATGCGTCGAACGCGCCAAGGAACATGACGTATGA
- the hisS gene encoding histidine--tRNA ligase, which produces MAKIQTPQPVRGTQDMYGETEERFAHVVSTFERVRRLYGFKGLQLPVIEPTAVFARSLGEATDVVSKEMYTFEDRGGDSITLRPEFTAGIARAYLTNGWQQHAPMKVTAHGPLFRYERPQKGRYRQFHQIDAEIIGAAEPAADVELLVMADQLLHELGIKEGVTLELNTLGDAASRDAWREALITYFNDHKDVLSEDSLSRLEKNPLRILDSKDPDDRGVAHAAPKIDEFLSSEAQDFFGAVTAGLDAAGVAWMRNAKLVRGLDYYRHTAFEFTTDRLGAQGTVLGGGRYDGLIENLGGPHTPAVGWAAGIERLAMLIDAPSTREMTFAVVADALDLDLEAQRFANKLRREGVPVFRSFKTSTKKQIESARKAQVDGLLFIRPGKELHVTQVSGSVYALRDLLTKALAHAPEGYQAANGDGE; this is translated from the coding sequence ATGGCAAAGATTCAGACACCCCAGCCCGTGCGTGGCACACAGGATATGTATGGCGAGACTGAAGAGCGGTTCGCACATGTCGTTTCGACCTTTGAACGTGTGCGGCGGCTTTATGGTTTCAAGGGGTTGCAACTGCCGGTGATCGAACCGACCGCAGTTTTCGCGCGCTCATTGGGTGAGGCGACCGATGTCGTGTCGAAGGAAATGTACACCTTCGAGGATCGCGGCGGGGATTCAATCACGCTGCGCCCTGAATTCACGGCCGGCATTGCGCGCGCCTATCTTACCAATGGCTGGCAACAGCATGCACCGATGAAGGTCACGGCGCATGGCCCGCTGTTCCGTTATGAACGCCCGCAAAAGGGCCGTTATCGCCAGTTCCATCAGATCGACGCTGAAATCATCGGTGCGGCGGAACCGGCAGCAGATGTCGAACTGCTGGTGATGGCCGACCAGTTGCTGCACGAACTGGGCATCAAGGAAGGCGTGACGCTTGAACTCAACACGCTGGGCGATGCGGCAAGCCGCGATGCTTGGCGCGAAGCGCTGATCACCTATTTCAATGATCATAAGGATGTCTTGAGCGAAGACAGCCTGTCGCGGCTTGAGAAAAACCCGCTGCGCATCCTCGACAGTAAAGATCCGGACGATCGCGGCGTCGCCCATGCTGCGCCCAAGATTGACGAATTTCTGAGCAGCGAGGCGCAGGACTTTTTCGGTGCGGTGACAGCGGGATTGGATGCCGCCGGTGTCGCCTGGATGCGCAATGCAAAGCTGGTGCGCGGCCTTGATTATTATCGCCACACCGCGTTTGAATTCACCACCGACCGGCTGGGTGCCCAAGGCACCGTGCTCGGCGGCGGTCGCTATGACGGGCTGATCGAAAATCTGGGTGGGCCGCACACGCCTGCTGTCGGCTGGGCTGCGGGCATTGAACGGTTGGCGATGTTGATTGATGCTCCATCAACTCGCGAGATGACTTTTGCCGTGGTAGCCGATGCGCTCGATCTTGATTTGGAAGCTCAGCGATTTGCAAACAAGCTGCGCCGTGAAGGAGTCCCGGTTTTCCGTTCGTTCAAGACAAGTACGAAGAAGCAGATTGAATCTGCGAGAAAAGCTCAGGTCGACGGTCTGCTGTTTATTCGTCCGGGTAAAGAGTTACACGTTACGCAAGTCTCAGGTTCAGTTTACGCCCTTCGAGATTTGCTCACTAAAGCTCTGGCGCACGCCCCAGAAGGGTATCAGGCTGCCAATGGCGATGGTGAATGA
- a CDS encoding riboflavin synthase: MFTGIITDIGHIASAEQRGDLRLIIHCNYDMGSVDLGASIACSGCCLTVIDKGRSGDQGWFAVDASAETVSKTAAGMWVEGRRLNLERALKVGDELGGHIVTGHVDGIGQVVSVEPVGDSHKVVIAAPASLAAYIAAKGSITVDGVSLTVNEVIDATDGRAHFALNIIPHSWDVTTLAEMAPGREVNLEIDILARYLKRMEEVRSR; encoded by the coding sequence ATGTTCACCGGCATCATCACCGACATAGGCCATATCGCCAGCGCCGAACAGCGCGGCGACCTTCGGCTCATCATCCATTGCAACTATGACATGGGCAGCGTCGACCTTGGCGCTTCGATCGCCTGTTCGGGCTGCTGCCTTACCGTGATCGACAAAGGACGCAGCGGCGATCAGGGCTGGTTTGCCGTTGATGCTTCGGCTGAAACCGTCAGTAAGACGGCAGCCGGCATGTGGGTAGAGGGGCGACGCCTGAACCTGGAACGCGCACTTAAGGTAGGCGACGAACTGGGTGGCCATATCGTGACCGGCCATGTCGACGGTATCGGCCAAGTTGTTTCGGTCGAACCGGTCGGCGATTCGCACAAAGTCGTAATTGCAGCGCCCGCATCATTGGCGGCCTATATCGCTGCGAAGGGATCGATCACGGTCGACGGTGTGTCGCTGACGGTGAATGAAGTGATCGACGCGACTGATGGCCGCGCGCATTTCGCGCTCAATATCATTCCCCACAGCTGGGATGTCACAACCCTCGCCGAGATGGCGCCGGGGCGTGAAGTCAATCTAGAGATCGATATCCTCGCCCGCTATCTCAAGCGCATGGAAGAGGTTCGCAGTCGTTAA
- a CDS encoding alkylmercury lyase family protein, whose product MRLSTRNSSALPTKTDRAMLEGMDTNDLLPFDLNVRGELTRAIAELGRAPSNEQLAQRLDADVIAVEQSLRQLHDAHALQLHPHRCAPWVVHPFALSPGSCWVETSGRGWWANCLYCGMGIAAALNEDVSIHTRIGGEREPIVVHVCGGEVQETELLFHLSTPVREWWDNVIHACASFQPFHSEVDVEDWCARHGLPRGAVVPIQQMWRFAADWYGSYLEKQWRKRSVAETKALFEKHGFEGDFWRLS is encoded by the coding sequence GTGCGCTTAAGCACTCGAAACTCCTCAGCATTGCCGACAAAAACGGATCGTGCGATGCTAGAAGGCATGGACACCAACGATCTCCTGCCATTCGATCTCAATGTTAGGGGCGAACTTACTCGCGCAATAGCGGAATTAGGCCGCGCACCCAGCAATGAGCAGCTTGCTCAGCGACTTGATGCTGACGTCATTGCAGTCGAGCAATCTCTAAGACAATTGCACGACGCCCACGCACTTCAGCTTCATCCGCACCGCTGTGCCCCTTGGGTAGTTCACCCGTTCGCCCTTTCTCCGGGTTCTTGTTGGGTTGAGACTTCCGGTCGTGGTTGGTGGGCCAACTGCCTCTACTGCGGTATGGGTATCGCAGCGGCGCTCAATGAGGATGTGAGCATCCACACTCGGATTGGCGGGGAGCGAGAACCGATAGTCGTTCACGTTTGTGGAGGCGAGGTACAGGAAACCGAACTCCTCTTCCACCTGTCAACACCGGTTCGAGAGTGGTGGGATAATGTCATTCACGCTTGCGCCAGCTTTCAGCCGTTTCACTCCGAGGTTGACGTTGAGGACTGGTGCGCGCGCCATGGCCTGCCTCGTGGTGCAGTCGTACCCATCCAGCAAATGTGGCGGTTTGCGGCCGACTGGTATGGAAGCTACTTAGAGAAGCAATGGCGGAAACGCTCTGTAGCAGAAACAAAAGCACTCTTCGAGAAGCATGGATTTGAGGGCGATTTCTGGCGACTTAGTTGA
- the prfA gene encoding peptide chain release factor 1 — protein sequence MTAISPQRIAQIEARFAELEARMASGTLEGDAFVQASKEYAELEPVAKAAAEMRALRDELVGLEEMLAGDDADLKAMAGEEVDAVRERIATAEHGLAILLLPRDVADQRSAMLEIRAGTGGDEAALFAGDLYRMYERYAGLQGWKVEPISMSASDVGGFKEIVAAVSGAGVFAKLKFESGVHRVQRVPVTESGGRIHTSAATVAVLPEPTEVDVHIEDKDLKIDVYRASGAGGQHVNTTDSAVRITHAPTGIVVTCQDGRSQHKNKEKAMQVLRARIYEKEREEAQGAEAEARKAMVGSGDRSERIRTYNFPQGRVTDHRINVTLHKLPEILEGGGLAELVDALISEDQAARLAGLE from the coding sequence ATGACCGCCATCTCCCCCCAACGCATTGCGCAGATCGAGGCGCGCTTTGCCGAGCTTGAGGCGCGGATGGCGTCTGGCACGCTCGAGGGTGATGCCTTTGTGCAGGCCTCGAAGGAATATGCCGAGTTGGAGCCGGTCGCCAAGGCTGCGGCGGAGATGCGGGCGTTGCGCGATGAACTGGTGGGGCTTGAAGAAATGCTCGCCGGGGATGATGCTGATCTGAAAGCCATGGCGGGTGAGGAAGTCGATGCGGTCCGTGAACGGATCGCAACAGCTGAGCATGGCCTCGCTATCCTCCTTCTTCCCCGCGATGTCGCCGACCAGCGTTCGGCGATGCTCGAAATCCGCGCAGGCACTGGCGGGGACGAGGCGGCGCTGTTCGCGGGCGACCTTTACCGCATGTATGAACGTTATGCCGGCCTGCAGGGCTGGAAGGTCGAGCCAATCTCGATGAGCGCATCCGACGTGGGCGGGTTCAAGGAAATCGTTGCCGCGGTTTCCGGTGCGGGCGTTTTTGCCAAACTGAAGTTTGAAAGCGGCGTGCACCGGGTGCAGCGTGTGCCGGTGACCGAAAGTGGAGGCCGCATCCACACCAGTGCGGCGACCGTCGCAGTGCTGCCCGAACCGACCGAGGTCGATGTCCACATCGAGGATAAGGATCTGAAGATCGACGTCTATCGTGCCTCTGGCGCAGGCGGGCAGCATGTGAACACGACCGATTCCGCGGTGCGCATCACCCATGCGCCCACGGGCATTGTCGTCACCTGTCAGGATGGGCGCAGTCAACACAAGAACAAGGAAAAGGCGATGCAGGTGCTGCGCGCCCGCATATACGAAAAAGAACGCGAAGAGGCGCAGGGGGCCGAGGCCGAGGCGCGCAAGGCGATGGTCGGTTCAGGTGACCGCAGCGAACGCATTCGCACCTATAATTTCCCGCAAGGCCGGGTGACCGATCACCGCATCAACGTGACGCTGCACAAATTGCCGGAAATTTTGGAAGGTGGCGGACTGGCTGAATTGGTCGACGCGCTTATTTCAGAGGATCAGGCCGCACGGTTGGCCGGCCTCGAATAA